A single genomic interval of uncultured Desulfobulbus sp. harbors:
- a CDS encoding 3-hydroxyacyl-ACP dehydratase FabZ family protein, which yields MVDQYILDRLPHRPPFLWLDRVLEVSEDGIRAEKVLAEDLEVFRGHYPDYPIMPGVLLCEAVFQAGALLIAQAIADAADLSKGVPVLTRILGAKFKREVRPGDTLEISAQLVERMGPAWIMKGAVRVGGKLAVQVEFACARKEG from the coding sequence ATGGTTGATCAGTATATCCTTGACCGTTTGCCTCATAGGCCGCCTTTTCTCTGGCTTGACCGGGTTCTTGAGGTCAGCGAAGATGGGATCCGTGCAGAGAAGGTGCTCGCCGAGGATTTGGAGGTCTTTCGCGGCCACTATCCCGACTATCCGATCATGCCTGGGGTGCTGCTGTGCGAGGCGGTATTCCAGGCCGGGGCGCTGTTGATTGCCCAGGCCATTGCGGATGCCGCCGACCTCAGCAAGGGGGTTCCTGTCCTGACCCGTATCCTTGGCGCCAAATTCAAGCGGGAGGTTCGGCCCGGTGATACGCTGGAGATCTCCGCCCAGCTGGTGGAGCGGATGGGGCCGGCCTGGATCATGAAGGGCGCGGTTCGCGTGGGTGGAAAACTGGCGGTTCAGGTGGAGTTTGCCTGCGCGCGCAAGGAGGGGTAG
- a CDS encoding acyl carrier protein gives MTRDGIKDVILEIIADIDEEADFDNLDAAAPLRDQLELDSMDFLDIVMELRKRYKLQIPEEEYPQLATLNSCVDYLEPKLQDA, from the coding sequence ATGACCCGTGACGGAATCAAGGACGTTATCCTTGAAATCATAGCAGATATTGACGAAGAAGCCGATTTTGACAACCTCGACGCCGCCGCGCCCCTGCGTGATCAGCTCGAACTCGACTCCATGGACTTTCTTGATATTGTCATGGAGCTGCGCAAGCGCTACAAGCTGCAGATTCCGGAAGAGGAGTACCCGCAGCTGGCGACCCTGAACAGCTGCGTCGACTACCTGGAACCGAAACTGCAAGACGCCTGA
- a CDS encoding FAD-dependent oxidoreductase, protein MSAYQLIIIGGGLSGLAAGIRSARFGFKTLILEQHGLPGGLNSYYLRQGQLFETGLHAMTNCAPPRDKHAPLNRLFRQLHLSRRQFSFHEQIASEIRFPDRALCFSNDPKMLEEEIARCFPHRVDAFCRLKERIAAYDPFAVVPWRSARDFVHQQLQDPALEDMLFLPLMVYGNAEEKDMDLGQFVIMFRAVLNEGFFRPGSTMREFLDLLVEQYRAFGGELRYRTPVARILTRGEQVRGVCLENGEELLADTVLSTTGIPETIRLSGWEEDPELYSGRMSFMETISVLPRDAAEDLGPDRTIVFYNTRSTLSYHRPDALVDTSWGVICFPEHFSGLPVSETTQIRVTNAASYPLWNALSPQAYKREKELWTKAATVASEEIIGNYQSSIVYQDSFTPVTIERFTRKAQGAVYGSSRKIKDGRTPWTNLFVAGTDQGYLGIVGAMLSGITVVNQHILR, encoded by the coding sequence ATGTCTGCGTATCAGCTCATCATCATCGGCGGTGGACTCTCGGGCCTGGCTGCCGGCATCCGTTCCGCCCGTTTTGGCTTCAAGACGCTGATCCTTGAGCAGCATGGGTTGCCCGGCGGGCTCAACTCCTACTATCTGCGCCAGGGGCAGTTGTTCGAGACCGGGCTGCATGCCATGACCAACTGCGCCCCTCCGCGCGACAAACATGCCCCGCTCAACCGGTTGTTCCGTCAGCTGCACCTCTCCCGCAGGCAGTTCAGTTTTCATGAGCAGATCGCCTCTGAGATCCGTTTTCCCGATCGAGCCCTCTGTTTCAGCAATGACCCGAAAATGCTCGAAGAGGAGATCGCCCGTTGTTTTCCCCATCGGGTCGACGCCTTTTGTCGGTTAAAAGAGCGGATTGCGGCCTATGATCCCTTTGCGGTGGTCCCCTGGCGCTCGGCACGCGATTTTGTCCACCAACAGCTGCAGGATCCGGCACTTGAAGATATGCTTTTTTTGCCGCTGATGGTCTACGGCAATGCCGAGGAAAAGGACATGGATCTTGGGCAGTTTGTGATCATGTTCCGCGCGGTGTTGAACGAAGGCTTCTTCCGCCCAGGATCCACCATGCGGGAATTCCTTGACCTCTTGGTTGAACAGTACCGCGCATTTGGCGGTGAGCTCCGCTACCGAACACCTGTGGCGCGCATCCTGACCCGGGGCGAGCAGGTCCGGGGGGTCTGTCTGGAAAACGGGGAGGAGCTCTTGGCCGATACAGTGCTTTCAACCACTGGTATTCCGGAGACCATCCGTCTTTCCGGCTGGGAGGAAGACCCCGAGCTCTACAGCGGCCGGATGAGCTTCATGGAAACCATCTCCGTTCTCCCCCGTGACGCAGCCGAGGACCTGGGGCCAGATCGGACCATTGTCTTTTACAATACCCGCTCAACCCTCAGCTACCACCGGCCCGATGCCCTTGTCGATACCTCCTGGGGGGTGATCTGTTTTCCCGAGCATTTTTCTGGCCTTCCGGTGAGCGAGACCACCCAGATTCGGGTGACCAATGCGGCCTCGTATCCGCTGTGGAATGCGCTCTCCCCTCAGGCCTACAAGCGCGAGAAGGAGCTGTGGACCAAGGCGGCAACCGTTGCCAGCGAGGAAATTATTGGGAATTATCAGTCGTCCATTGTATATCAGGACAGTTTTACCCCGGTCACCATCGAGCGCTTTACCCGCAAGGCGCAGGGGGCGGTCTATGGCAGCAGTCGTAAAATCAAGGACGGCCGGACCCCCTGGACCAATCTTTTTGTTGCCGGAACGGATCAGGGCTACCTCGGCATTGTCGGTGCCATGCTCAGCGGCATAACGGTGGTCAACCAGCACATTCTTCGCTGA
- the fabG gene encoding 3-oxoacyl-ACP reductase FabG, translated as MLEFEGKKAVVTGATRGIGRAITEALLAQGATVFGLYGGNRSAAEAMQAECAPYGERLLLQQLDVSDYGAVSAFFSELEDRWETLDILVNNAGIRRDAVLAMMKEEDWRRVIDVNLTGGYIMSKFAVPLMMKQKYGRILFVTSPMGHLGFAGQANYSASKAGQVGLMKSLCKEVAKRKITVNCVSPGFIATDFIDDLPETQVKEYKKMVPANRFGTPAEVAEAALFLVSDRAAYINGAVLEITGGL; from the coding sequence ATGCTCGAATTTGAAGGAAAAAAAGCCGTGGTTACCGGGGCCACCCGTGGCATCGGGCGAGCGATTACCGAGGCGCTCTTGGCCCAGGGGGCGACGGTATTCGGTCTTTACGGGGGCAACCGGTCAGCCGCCGAGGCGATGCAGGCGGAGTGTGCCCCGTATGGGGAGCGGCTCCTTTTGCAGCAACTTGATGTCAGCGATTATGGCGCGGTTTCCGCCTTTTTTTCCGAACTGGAAGACAGGTGGGAAACCCTGGATATCCTGGTCAACAACGCGGGCATTCGCCGTGATGCCGTTTTAGCCATGATGAAGGAGGAGGATTGGCGGCGGGTGATCGATGTCAACCTCACCGGCGGCTACATCATGAGCAAGTTTGCCGTACCGCTGATGATGAAGCAAAAGTACGGCCGCATTCTCTTTGTCACCTCCCCCATGGGGCATCTCGGATTTGCCGGACAGGCCAACTACTCGGCCTCCAAGGCCGGCCAGGTGGGGTTGATGAAGTCGCTCTGCAAAGAGGTGGCCAAACGCAAGATCACGGTCAACTGCGTTTCACCGGGCTTTATCGCCACCGATTTCATCGATGATCTGCCCGAGACCCAGGTCAAGGAGTACAAAAAAATGGTCCCGGCCAACCGGTTCGGCACCCCGGCCGAGGTCGCGGAGGCAGCGCTTTTTCTTGTCAGCGATCGGGCTGCCTATATCAACGGCGCCGTTCTGGAAATAACGGGCGGTTTGTAA
- a CDS encoding beta-ketoacyl-[acyl-carrier-protein] synthase family protein, whose translation MKNLPEQQRIVITGVGLAAPGASSLEEFRSNLLAGKSGISTLDLRYMGVHPAGLCSFAETRYRKKRENKRGTRAGCIGVYCANESLVDAGIDFSTYDKAKTGVYIGLTEHGTVETENEVYNIGQYNHNIDYWTHHHNPRTVLNNPAGEITMNLGITGPHYAIGAACAAGNAALIQGVQMLRLGEVDLALCGGLSECVGSFGIFASFRSQGALAEHQDPTKASRPFDMDRNGIVISEGGCLFTLERLDRALARGAKIYGEITGYAMNSDARDFVLPYGPRQKECMEAALERAGLKPEQITILNAHATGTKQGDVEECNAIRETFAGCPNTWINNTKSSIGHAMGAAGVLELAGNLPSFTDNMVHPTINLDTLDPDCALPGLVANTAKELPHVDAILNNSFGMLGINSVVIVERFVAN comes from the coding sequence ATGAAGAATCTCCCAGAACAGCAACGCATCGTCATCACCGGTGTCGGCCTGGCCGCCCCCGGTGCCTCCAGTCTGGAGGAATTTCGTTCCAATCTTTTGGCCGGTAAGAGCGGTATCTCCACCCTTGATCTTCGCTATATGGGGGTGCATCCCGCAGGTCTCTGCTCTTTTGCCGAAACCCGCTACCGCAAAAAGCGGGAAAATAAACGCGGTACCCGGGCCGGTTGTATCGGCGTTTACTGCGCCAATGAATCCCTGGTGGACGCCGGCATCGATTTTTCCACCTACGACAAGGCGAAAACAGGTGTCTATATCGGTCTGACCGAGCACGGTACGGTCGAGACGGAAAACGAGGTCTACAATATCGGGCAGTACAATCACAACATCGATTACTGGACCCACCACCACAACCCGCGCACCGTGCTCAACAACCCTGCCGGCGAGATCACCATGAACCTCGGCATCACCGGCCCCCACTATGCCATCGGCGCTGCCTGTGCCGCGGGCAACGCGGCCCTGATCCAGGGCGTGCAGATGCTGCGTCTGGGCGAGGTCGATCTGGCACTCTGCGGCGGTCTCTCCGAATGCGTGGGCTCCTTTGGCATCTTTGCCTCCTTTCGCTCGCAGGGGGCTCTGGCCGAACACCAGGACCCGACCAAGGCCAGCCGGCCCTTTGACATGGACCGCAACGGCATCGTCATCTCCGAAGGCGGCTGCCTCTTCACCCTGGAGCGGCTCGATCGGGCCCTTGCCCGTGGGGCCAAGATCTATGGGGAAATCACCGGCTATGCGATGAACTCCGATGCCCGCGACTTTGTCCTCCCCTATGGGCCACGGCAGAAAGAGTGCATGGAGGCAGCGCTTGAACGCGCCGGGCTCAAACCCGAGCAGATCACCATCCTCAACGCCCATGCCACCGGCACCAAGCAGGGGGATGTCGAGGAGTGCAACGCTATCCGCGAGACCTTTGCCGGTTGTCCCAACACCTGGATCAACAACACCAAATCAAGTATCGGCCACGCCATGGGCGCAGCCGGTGTGCTGGAACTGGCTGGCAACCTGCCCTCGTTCACCGACAACATGGTGCATCCCACCATCAATCTTGACACCCTCGATCCAGACTGCGCCTTGCCCGGTCTGGTGGCCAATACCGCCAAAGAGCTGCCCCACGTGGATGCCATCCTCAACAACTCCTTTGGCATGCTGGGGATAAATTCGGTGGTCATCGTGGAGAGATTTGTGGCGAACTAG
- a CDS encoding NAD(P)/FAD-dependent oxidoreductase, with protein MQFTPLDSLQPQYDVIVIGSGLGGLTSANRLAAAGHSVLLLEHHIQLGGLATWFKRGGHIFDVSLHGFPYGMVKTCKKYWGKAIRDSIVQLKNIVFDNPQFSLTTTFSKDDFIRILQEHFGIERRIVEEFFATVDGMNFYDDQSMTTRELFNRFFPGRSDVHRLLMEPITYANGSTLDEPAITYGIVFSNFMNRGVFTFEGGTDKLIGMMSEELLDKGVDICTGACVEQILVENGVTKGVRVKGKTIKARAVVSNAGITNTIDRLVGAERFAPEYLARFNQVKVNNSSCQVYFGIHKGEVIEDIGDLLFTSTAAEFSSEEMRNKQTKSRTFSLYYPKTRPDVSPDYTIVASMNANFDDWAALGKEDYRLAKEAMIERCLVDLERYIPGVRDKIDTIESATPRTFHRYTLHTKGTSFGTKFEGLDVSRSLHKEIAGLFHVGSVGIIMSGWLGAINYGVIVANDVDGYLRS; from the coding sequence ATGCAATTCACCCCTTTGGATTCCCTGCAACCGCAGTATGACGTCATTGTGATCGGTTCCGGCCTCGGCGGTCTGACCAGCGCCAATCGCCTTGCCGCCGCCGGCCATTCGGTGCTGCTGCTGGAGCACCATATTCAACTCGGCGGTTTGGCCACCTGGTTCAAACGCGGCGGCCACATCTTTGACGTCTCCCTCCACGGTTTCCCCTACGGTATGGTCAAAACCTGCAAGAAATACTGGGGCAAGGCCATTCGCGACTCCATTGTCCAGTTGAAGAACATCGTTTTCGACAATCCCCAATTTTCACTGACCACCACCTTCAGCAAGGACGATTTCATTCGCATCCTGCAGGAGCATTTCGGTATCGAGCGACGCATCGTTGAAGAATTTTTTGCCACGGTGGACGGGATGAACTTCTACGATGACCAGTCCATGACCACCCGGGAGCTGTTTAACCGCTTTTTTCCCGGGAGGAGCGATGTTCATCGGCTGTTGATGGAACCGATCACCTACGCCAACGGCTCCACCCTGGATGAACCGGCCATCACCTACGGCATCGTCTTCTCCAACTTCATGAACCGGGGCGTGTTCACCTTTGAGGGCGGCACCGACAAACTCATCGGCATGATGAGCGAGGAACTGCTGGACAAGGGCGTGGATATCTGCACCGGCGCCTGTGTGGAGCAGATCCTGGTGGAAAACGGCGTCACCAAAGGGGTCAGGGTCAAAGGGAAGACTATCAAGGCTCGGGCGGTTGTCTCCAACGCCGGGATCACCAATACCATTGACCGGTTGGTGGGCGCCGAGCGGTTTGCCCCTGAATATCTTGCCCGTTTCAACCAGGTCAAGGTGAACAACTCCAGCTGCCAGGTCTACTTCGGCATCCACAAGGGTGAGGTCATCGAGGATATCGGCGATCTCCTCTTCACCTCCACCGCGGCGGAGTTCTCCTCCGAGGAGATGCGGAATAAGCAGACCAAGAGCCGTACCTTCTCGCTCTACTATCCCAAGACCCGTCCGGATGTATCGCCTGATTACACCATCGTCGCCTCGATGAATGCCAACTTTGATGACTGGGCCGCACTTGGCAAGGAGGACTACCGCCTTGCCAAGGAGGCCATGATCGAGCGATGCCTGGTTGATCTGGAACGCTATATTCCCGGGGTTCGCGACAAGATCGATACCATTGAATCGGCCACGCCCCGGACCTTTCATCGCTACACCCTGCACACCAAGGGGACCTCGTTCGGCACTAAATTCGAGGGGCTCGATGTCTCCCGCTCCCTGCACAAGGAGATCGCCGGCCTGTTTCATGTGGGCTCCGTGGGGATCATCATGAGCGGCTGGCTGGGCGCGATCAACTACGGGGTGATTGTCGCCAACGATGTGGATGGTTATTTGCGGAGTTGA